In the Diorhabda carinulata isolate Delta chromosome 9, icDioCari1.1, whole genome shotgun sequence genome, one interval contains:
- the LOC130898225 gene encoding ras-like GTP-binding protein RhoL gives MPPHTIRITVVGDGDTGKTCMLIVYKDKKFDDRYVPTVFDVYSMNIPINGVEYKVILSDTAGQEDFDKLRRLAYKDVDCFIVTYAVNEKNSFENVFLKWAPELKRFSPKAKIILAGTKIDLRRNSTSHITTEQGEELARDINANGFIENSSKTMSFIDATFEMAITAVLYNKNYLKVKKESSCICL, from the exons ATGCCACCACATACAATAAGGATAACCGTGGTGGGAGATGGTGATACTGGGAAGACGTGTATGTTGATAGTTTATAAAGATAAGAAATTCGATGACAGATACGTACCTACAGT aTTCGATGTTTATTCCATGAATATACCCATAAATGGAGTTGAATATAAAGTTATACTTTCAGATACGGCGGGTCAAGAAGACTTCGACAAATTGCGTAGATTAGCTTACAAAGAT GTAGATTGTTTTATCGTAACTTATGCTGTAAACGAGAAGAATTCtttcgaaaatgtttttttgaaatggGCCCCGGAATTGAAACGGTTTTCCCCGAAAGCGAAAATTATTCTGGCAG GCACTAAAATCGATTTGCGTAGAAACTCGACGTCTCATATCACCACCGAACAGGGAGAGGAATTAGCGAGAGACATAAACGCGAACgggtttattgaaaattcttcgAAAACTATGAGTTTCATAGATGCCACCTTCGAAATGGCCATCACGGCTGtgttatacaataaaaattatcttaaaGTTAAAAAAGAATCCTCCTGTATATGTTTATAg